A window of Drosophila santomea strain STO CAGO 1482 chromosome X, Prin_Dsan_1.1, whole genome shotgun sequence genomic DNA:
GtacactcacactcacactttcGAGTGCATTCACATATACTCAGCTATCTTTGCGTTCATCCCCAGATATATTCGTAACTCAGTGTACTCATTTGCGCACTCATTTTCGCCGTCCTCGATTTTCCGCTCGCCGCAGAATaaagaagcaaaaacaaaagagttGACAAGGAttttcatgtttattttttgttggcaAAGAAAGAGATTCAATTGTTAGCTTTTTAGAGCCTTAATGCGTAAATATAAACCCAAGGAAGCGTATACGATAGTCGATGTCTGATCAAGTGGATTTCTAGACTAAGCGCTCCTCTCTAactctctctatctctttcAATCTGTGCTGTCTCgctccttttgtttttctcttttgcttatttttgtatctttttctctttattttcATGTTCCATTAAAACCCGATTCGATTTGTGCAATGCAAATAACTCACCACCaaaacaatcaaatcaaatcaatcaaaaaaaattacgaaCAACGATCCACTGAAAACTGATAACCGATAACTGATAACTGATAACCGATAACTGACAACCGCCAAATGTATACACAAATACATCGAACGCATTTGTGCACGTATTTGATAACTGCCCATCAATTAATCGATCGATTTCGAAACCACAATCGACAACAAAAATCGCCTGTGCAAATGATCAAACCAAACCACCTAACCCCTTTGTCTCCACCTAACCTCACATTCACTCTAACCTCACAAACTATAAAATAACCTCACTTTTCGTGAACTCACCAAATCCGaaaacactgaaaaaaaccaaaacgaaaacgaatacaaaacgaaacgaaacacacacaaaacataCTCTTGAACACACATTACTCGTCTCCAAATCCTACGCTTTGCCTTTCCCTCCACCCCTCCACCTTGGgcttcccccccccccccccctttgAACCATCCACAATTTTCCCCTCTCCCCAACCTTTCCCCTTCCCCCACACGCACATAATGAACTTTAAAATTCCAAATTTCCCAACACACgcacaataaaaaacaatgcaaCAAATGCCCCACCAAAAATATCgcaaaaaatcaaatgacaaaaatccaaaacaaaatccaaaaaaaaaacaaaacaaaacccaaaagaATGGAGCCACCGATACCCAGATCGATTTGTCGGCCATCAACAAGCAATTGGAGGAGACGATCCGAGTGGCCCGCCAGGTGAAGGAGGCGgaagcagcagccgccgcagTGGCCGCCCAGTCCCTGTCCCCATCCGCATCCTCCGCCTCCTCGCCGGTCGCCCAGGCGCCCATTCCCCTCAAGTCCAACGAGCCCATCCAGCTAAGCTTCAACAACGAGCTGCCCAGTGTCTCGCCGTCCTCCGGTGTGAATGAGAAGGCCCTGAGCACCAATGATCTGCAGCTCTCCGAGTCCAAGTCGCCGGCGATCGATGAACTTACCCTCGACTCTGCGGAGGAGACCGCCGATCTGGACGACCGCAACAAGAGGTAAGTGCAGGTCTACTACTCCTGCTCTAGTTATAAATGTCAGCCTCTTAGTTAGATACCTAAGTGAAAATTCttgttatacatttattttataatattcaaAACACTTGTACAACAGAAATCTAGGCACTCAACTAATCATACACTTTCCTTCCCTTTTCACCCCCACAACAATTCAACAACAACTCTACAATGGTTCAACAATACGTAATCCATTGATAAATTGGAAACAAATCAAACATAAAACCAAATTCAACAACCAATCAACaacttataaatataaattaactACTCAACAACATATGCATTTGCATCACACTGAACAACCAACAAATTCGAATGGAATGGCCGTACCTCAACAACGAAATTCAACAACATActaatataaataacaatCGAAACATCCGTTTGAATCGATAACTCAACAACATGTACTTTGCAATGGAATGGACTTACCAATAGTAATCTGTTCAAAAGGTTCCTCAGCTTCGGCGGTGCGGGTCTGGCCGGTGGCTCAAGCGGCGGAGCTGGAGGTTCGTCCAGTGGCAATGCTCTGGGAGCCGGCGGCTCCGGCAACTTCCTCCTGGATGTGGTGAGGGTAAGTACCAGTCCCCTTTCACCCGCTTTCCAAGCGTCTAATTGGTACACTTTGCTTACTTACCTACACAAACAACCAGCTCTTTTCGGGCAGTGTGCAGACCCAGCAGGGCGATGAGGCGGCCAACTCGGTGGGCGGCagtgccagcagcagcagtagcagcggCAGCTTGGGCGGCGATGGAGATGCGGATGGCGATAGCACTCGCAATGCCGATGGCTACACCGAGGGCATTCCCGGCCCGGTCACGCGCCTCGTGGTGCTGGCCAATCGCGGTCTGGCCAATCTCGTCCAGGATTTGATTCTGGTAAGTACTTAGCTGACTTTAATGTCATTCTCGAATCTAACGACATCGCAATCGCCTTCATTTGCAGCGCGTTGCGGCCACCAGCGAGAAGTTCGTGAACTTCAAGGCCAAGCTGATAACGGCGCTGATCTAAGGTCAAGGGTCAGCACCGGCCACGCCCTCGCCCGAATTAGTCAAGTCACCAACCTGTACAGAGTCAAATGCAGCAGCTCATCCTCTCTATCTCGCTACCCCCAGCCCCCcactctctatctctctctgtCTCACCCCTGAAATAACCCCCTTTCCACTGCCCCCCACACACGCCCACtcacacccacccacacacacacacacggcaACACACTCACACGTAGAGAATTTTGTTGTGCATCATTCGATCAAAGAAGAAAGAAATTACCCGGCAATGTCAACatctttttttaaattcatagcaaattttttttataacaaaaaCGGAATTAGTTGACGCAActaaacacaaaaaaattataaaactataagcaaaattggaagaaaacaaaaaaaaaacacgaatcaaagaattttatttatatgtatcaataaaagaaacaaaatcgAAGCGAAAGTATGAAAACAACATTCatattgtatatgtatagACGAAGAAACGCCTGATACAATTATTCCTGCCCTAGTACTATATCTCTATAACTCTAAAACTCTATTTTTCCTTACCCGGCTATCCATTTCTTGATGATTTCCCATGgcttttgtaaatattttgctaTTTGCAAACTTTCCCCCACCACTTTTCCTGATCTAATTTCCCTAATTTGTATTGCCCTCTTCACTCctttttgtgtatattttgtgttctattaaaaaaatcatGACTGTGGTGTtttatttactattatttttaattattttaaacgaaaacgaaacgaagaAGATGAATGTGAagataatgatgatgatgatgatgatgaagaaaGCGAAGTGGATGCAGAAGACACGTCAAGTTTCTATTAGATGAAATGTAGCCGAgcttaatgttttttttatttgctgttgttggtcAAAGAGCCCCAAAAACACCCATACACAAACACGCACATTCACTGAAGCATACTCAATATATAAAACCGATTCGATATGcctattatatatatatatataatatatagaacCGTTCTTGTTCGACTTCCCTGTGTACCCTGGATTTGTTTGTAACTCCCCATAATCCTAAGCGAATTGTGTTTTTCTCACTATGATTTTTTTCTAGCTAGCTAAGTGAAACTTTCGaaaaatgtgtataaaataaaatataatgattataaatatttcatttgctgTGCATTCATTTCTAATAAAAAGGGGAAAAGAACGACTTTTGGTAACTATTTTATAATTGCAATGGTCGTCATAGCTTGTCTTAAATGGGCGTATTACTAAAATTAAGTTGGCATTTTAAGCAGCTAATAACCAATGCGTTTTGGCTGAATGAATTTCCTAATACAAATTTTACATTCAAACAATTAAACTACTGCAAATGATTGCCAagtatttcaaaattattaattgtgAGAAATTGTTTCTGGGCAATTAAGAAAcgtttgcaaatatttgtacaaTTTTGCAGTGAGTTGCTTCGTTGCACGCCCCCTCGATTTTCTCGAATCTGGTTTATAAATATCTGGATTATCCATCTCGGCACATTCCACACAAAACTGCGTTGCATGAGTGAGCAAATGAATAagtgactgactgaatgactgactgactgaatgacttACTGTAACGCATGCGTGGCATGTGTGCGGTccagaaaaaccaaaaaatccaaaaagtaataatacaaataatggAGAAGGGGAAGGTCAGGGTCTAAGTGCCACTTCCGTTTTccacaagcaaacaaacaaattggcCCAACAAATCGCCGATGGACAAATGGGGATGGATACGAGTATATAGATGTAACTTATCCTTGGTTCGCCGCCCGGCCACTTGATGCACAATTAGTATCGCACAAGTGCCCGGCATTCTTCGCTTGTTTTGACAAGTGCACACACATTTAGCGAAGGAAACGCACTCGTTATTGTTTCCCATCTTCACGCACAATTTGTCGTCACTAGCCGATGACTTAATTCATTTAGCAGATCCCAAATGTGCAGGCGGTGGGGACATAGAAGTGGATATAGTCATGGAATCGAGCGCAGAGTCCGCTCAGTTGCTCGCCAATCGCCGCGGCTAACGGATGGCGGTCTCAtcgtcctcctcgtcctcgtttTCCAACTACTTGATGGCGGTATTTGCCCAGGATAGCAATAGTAGCGGCAGTGCCAGCGGCAGTGGAGCAGCCGCCGACTCGGAGGACTCCCAAATTGGTCAGGAGGCCACTTCCGGGGGGCAGGAGAATCAGGGGAACCACAGGCGGCGGCCGCCGCGCCAGAAGATCAATGCTAGGGAGCGCTACAGGACTTTTAAGTGGGtgaaaagtataaaaataataatattcttttattttttatttttgttctaACAATTAATTGTATATTTCCGATTatccaaaacaacaacagtgTTAATTCCGCCTACGAAGCATTACGAAATTTAATACCCACGGAGCCCATTAATCGCAAGCTTTCGAAGATCGAGATCATCCGCCTGGCCAGCAGCTATATAACGCACCTAAGTAGCACCCTAGAAACAGGTTGGTTAACAATACACAAACCACATAAACGTaaactaatttgtttaaattttcaagGAACTGAATGCCAGCCATGCTTGCTGCACAAGTACGAGAGCGAAGGAGTAACTAGGCGTATCAGTATCTGCACCTTCTGCCTAAAAACCaagtgaaattataaattaactGGATATATTTAAGAATTTTGTTCTTATTCGTCGTATCTGTTGCATTTAAACAATAGtttataacttttaaattGAGCGCCTAGCCGTGGCGCCACCTATGCTCAATTGCTGGAACTAAATGTATTCAAACGTGAACTGCTTGCCGTGGTAGAACTGCTTTCCTAAACTGTTGTATTTCTCCAACATTTCGATCTCTTTATAAtagcatataaataaatttaatgttaTAAAAGTGATTTTGAAGTGTCTGTAATGGTACTCTTTATTGACAAAGAAGTTTGAGTAGGTATTCCAAAACAACACAAATAATTCTACATTTGTCGATAAAGTGTCGCCATCTGCTCGGATGTTTTCTACAACTGCACCACTTGCGCTGATTAGAGATGACGAAAGTGAACTCTAAAATAGAtagattttatatttaataataaaaaagaagtgAATAGAACGCGCTTGACGCAATGTAATTTTTTGCATAACTAATTTTcatgcaaaatattttataaggTACATACGTTAGTGATAGAATGAGATTTCAGTTTTATCCAGAATAAGTTTCCAACTGCAAAACACgctgaaactttaaaatagCTACAAACTAGCTAAATAGCCAAACAGGCACGGTGCCTTCCTAAGTATTTTACCACACTTCCAAAACGGTCACACTTTTCCCGCCAAAAGCATTTGTACGCATAACtgaaataaagtaaataattcgattcaacaataacaaatagcCGCTTCGATGGCCACTAAACGTGTGCTGACGCCTAATAAAGCGGAGAACACCGGCGTGTCGTCACCCAATCCGCAGAAGAAATTCAAGGAGCAACTGGATTTTCCGGCGGACGAACTGGAGAACATCGATTGGGGCGACAATGATGACTTCGATTTGGCAGTGATTGGGGCTATGGACTCGATATCCAACCATCGATTGGAGCTTACCCAGTGGCAGCGTTGCGAagtggtgctggtggagcAGCTGCCCAACAGAAAGGGCCTCAAATTGCATGTTAAGAGGATTTCTGGCGGGGATCCGGAGACGGCTGTTTGCCAACTGCTGCCCCCGTGGAATTGCATGCCAATGCAAGTTGGGGACACTGTCTCGCTGTTGGGCAAGTGGGAACCATCTGCAGGATGCTATGTGGTCGATAAGGAGCAGGGTTACTGCGTGTCTCATCCGGATTTCCTCATTTCCGGCACCACAGTCACCGGTTCCCTGTTCTGCAAGCGGAAATCTGTGCTGCAGGAACGTTTCCGGGGTCTGGACTCGGGAAGCTCTGTTGTAAGTACATCTCGATATCAGCAAAACCCAACTTATCCAGAACTTATTCCCTTTCAGATGGTTATTGGCACTCTGGTGCACGAATTGCTGCAAAAGGTTCTGCGCCAGAAGCTCTTCGATAAAAAACACATCCAATCTGCCCTCCAGGAGATGCTGACCAGCTCTTCTTTGGCTCATTTACTCTATGCCAGCAATCTCAGCCAGGCGGAAATGGAAGATCATCTGCTGAAATTCATCGATCCCATTGTCAGCTTTGTGGCCCAGTATGTGAAGGGTGAAACGCCAAGTGTTTTGCTGCCTGAAGTCTATCGCGGTCGCATCCACGAGATATGCGATATAGAGGAGAACCTCTGGGTTCCCCAACTGGGTCTCAAGGGCAAGGTTGATGTCTCCGTGAAGGTGAAGAATCAACGGCAGAGGGAAGAGATCATACCACTGGAACTGAAGACTGGTCGAGCCAGCTTCTCCATGGAACACAAGGGCCAACTGCTGCTCTACCAACTGATGCACTCTGCCCAGGGCAGGGATACCCAGTCGGGATTGCTTCTGTACCTCAAAGAGGGACTGCTACGAGAAGTTGGCAGCGGAAGAAACGAGCAGAGGGATCTCCTAATGCTAAGGAATGATCTGGCTCACTGGCTAACACGTGAAGTAGCCATTCCGGCAGGCAAAGAGGATCCACTAGAGCAACTGCCGCTACCCGAACCTGTTTACCATCACAGTGCCTGCGGCAATTGTGCCTACAATACCATTTGCACCAGCTTTGCCCAGAACGATTCAAGTTTAGAACTAAGTGACTCACATCCTCTCAAGAAACTGATGCCACAACTATTAGGACATCTAGGTGAGGCAGATCACGCCTACGTGCAGCATTGGTGCGGATTGCTGGCCCTAGAAGAGCAGCACAATCGTCAGTCCTCGCAAGCTAGATCTTTCTGGACAGAGGACCCTGCGAAGAGAGAAAAAGAAGGCAGAGCCATTCGACATCTAAAACTAGTGAAGGGCCAAAAAGTTGTGTCAGAAGAGGGACGCTATCGCCAGACCTTGGAGCTCGGTGAAGAGGCCGATCCCAGTCGAGATCTCAGCCTCAGTGGGGTACGTTTTGTTCCAATCCCCACAGATCAAAATATTGTTATCTCCACTCTTTGTTTCAGTTCGACTTGGGTGAATATGTGGTCATAAGTTCCTCTACCCGTCTGGCCGTTGCCTCTGGCTTTATTGTATCCATAGAAGCACGTCGTTTGGATCTTCGCCTGGAGCGAGATCTTAGCCAGCGTTATGGTCAGGACACATTTATTATGGACAAGCACGAATCGCAGAGCTTTGCCACATTTAACTTTACCAATCTTGGTATTCTGCTCTCCGACGGAGAGCGCTTCCAGGAGCTGAGAGATATTATTGTCGCCAAGAAGCCACCGGAGCAGCACAAAGTGCTGCCCAAGATCATCCTCACCAAAGGAGCGCCCATGCTGCTGCAACTAAACAAAGTACAACAGAATGCTGCTTTGCGTGCTCTGACCACCAGCAGTCACATGTTGATTAAGGGGCTGCCCGGCACTGGCAAGACCCAGACTTTGGTTTCCCTTGTGAGACTGCTCCATCTCCTCGGAAAGAGTGTGCTCATTACAGCGCAAACGCATTCGGCGGTGGACAATCTTCTCATGCGTTTGCTGCCCTTCGATTTGCCCATGATGAGATTGGGTTCGAGCTCTAGAATCCATAACCAGTTGGTGGAAATAAGCGAGGATAGCCTGACAAAAGATTGCAAAACAGTAGAGGATTTGGAGAAGGCTCTGGAGCAGCCTTCCATTGTGGGAGTTACCTGCTTGGGAGCTGGACACGCGCTCTTCCAGCGTCGTAAGTTTGATTATTGCATCGTGGATGAGGCTACGCAGGTGTTGCAGCCCACTGTGCTGCGTCCATTGATTCACTGCAGCAAATTTGTCCTTGTGGGAGATCCAGAGCAGTTGCCTCCGATTGTCAGGTCTAAGGAAGCCCGTCAGAGGGGAGCGGATGAGACGTTATTCCAAAGACTGGACTCGGATCAGGCCACCGCTGTGTTGAGTCTGCAGTACCGCATGAACAAGACCATCACCCGGCTGGCCAATGAGCTCACCTATGGCGGAGACCTGAAGTGTGCCTCGGATGAGGTGTCCGGCGCCAGGTTTGAAGTCGATCTGTTGAGCCAAGCACCCAGATGGGTGCAGCGTGCGTTAACAACTCATTTGGAGCAGGCTGTCACACTGATAAATACAGGGGATTGCATGGAGCGCTGCCAGGAATTCGTTCAATCGTCACAACGGCTCGTGGACACCTGCTCCTCCATAGAGCAAAACTTTGGCGAGGACAAGGATGAGATTAGGAAGCTTACATCCAAAAAGAGAGTATCCAAATACACAAACTACTGTGAAGCGGGCATAGTGATGCACTTGCTCAGGTATCTACTGAAATCGGGCTTCGAAGCCACCAGGATTGGTGTCATAGCACCATATCGCGCTCAAGTAGAGCTGCTCAAGAAGCTTGCTTCCAAACTGGACACCGACCTGGAGTGCAACACCGTGGACCAGTTCCAAGGCCGGGATAAGAACCTTATCATATACAGCTGCTCCAAAACAGGCGGTGATTTCTCCAATATGGAACGCTCGCGGGAGGCAGAGATTCTGGAGGATCAGCGCCGTCTCACAGTGGCTATTACCCGTGCCAAGAACAAGCTCATCCTACTGGGCGACATCAAGTGCCTGGAGCAGTACGGTCCCTTCCGACGCCTCTTTAAGCACATTCCGGACAGGTGTCGGCTCAAGTTGGAGGATGGCCGCATGGAGTTCGGCTGGAAGAGGATACAAGAGGATTTGGCTGGTCTAATGGACACCTAGGTAATTTCTATATTTACATGTGctattcctttttttttgttttattatttacgtGGCAtgttgaatttattattataaataggATTTGTTAGCTAGGCATTGAATGTACACAATATACAATGACTATAGTCGTcgatttatatattaatttaaatgttaaggGCTTAAAGCCTCTTTTCTGTTACTTATTTAATCTGAGAATCTAAATCAATTTGTAGAGATTTCACTGGTTCACTGTTGAGTCGAAGAAATTGGCTGTAAGAGCTCTCAATAAAATCTTTTGctaaattgttattaaacCGCATTACCAGGGCTGTGTTTGCTTATAGATTGGCTGTAATCTTTTAATCCAGAAAACTATTTTCCCACTTGGCAgtctttatatatatgtacatgtaccTACTTTTTACTACCACCCACACCAGCCAGATGTTCGTGTGTGTTCCTTCGCTTGGTTGCCACCGTCCACCTTCTTATCCCAGACCCGAAAACCTGCCCCTTCCCAGCGGAAGTTGGGCACCTCGAGGTCTGAGCTCTGAGCTGCTGCTCTGCGTGCcctgaatatatgtatatgggtAAGACATATGGTGGGGCAGGGGAATGGGTCACTTGCAGCGGATGCATTTAACAGCCAGGAGCGAACGTGAGTCATCCTTTGAGATGATTATCGTATCATtatcgtcatcgtcatccaTGCATCCATGCAGGTGTGTTAACGTTCGCTGGGGCAAATGGCAGTTACCAAATGCGAGATTGATTGCCCTCAAAAGCGGGAAAGGCTAAAGCAGaaataaaaccgaaaccaaatgaaatgaaattgaatgaaatgaaatgagagGACGGCTCTAAAAATAGGAAACCAGTAAAAGTTGGGGCAGACACATCGAATACCCTAAGGAACTAACTCAATTGAAAATGATTTCAGAAATGATTTTGTTAGAAATTCACTTTTGGGTCGGTCACCTGTATAGATAAGCAATACTATGTATAATGAACTGGGTGGCATAAATA
This region includes:
- the LOC120455672 gene encoding uncharacterized protein LOC120455672 isoform X2, producing MRQPSRQHILALLILGSAVCLISAVPLPLPQPANGNSELDVLQIPLANGREIDVLTLGAKDQETLIADRNKRTIGLLRELFPDITKNGATDTQIDLSAINKQLEETIRVARQVKEAEAAAAAVAAQSLSPSASSASSPVAQAPIPLKSNEPIQLSFNNELPSVSPSSGVNEKALSTNDLQLSESKSPAIDELTLDSAEETADLDDRNKSNLFKRFLSFGGAGLAGGSSGGAGGSSSGNALGAGGSGNFLLDVVRLFSGSVQTQQGDEAANSVGGSASSSSSSGSLGGDGDADGDSTRNADGYTEGIPGPVTRLVVLANRGLANLVQDLILRVAATSEKFVNFKAKLITALI
- the LOC120455672 gene encoding uncharacterized protein LOC120455672 isoform X3; its protein translation is MRQPSRQHILALLILGSAVCLISAVPLPLPQPANGNSELDVLQIPLANGREIDVLTLGAKDQETLIADRNKRTIGLLRELFPDITKNGATDTQIDLSAINKQLEETIRVARQVKEAEAAAAAVAAQSLSPSASSASSPVAQAPIPLKSNEPIQLSFNNELPSVSPSSGVNEKALSTNDLQLSESKSPAIDELTLDSAEETADLDDRNKRFLSFGGAGLAGGSSGGAGGSSSGNALGAGGSGNFLLDVVRLFSGSVQTQQGDEAANSVGGSASSSSSSGSLGGDGDADGDSTRNADGYTEGIPGPVTRLVVLANRGLANLVQDLILRVAATSEKFVNFKAKLITALI
- the LOC120456418 gene encoding transcription factor 15, whose product is MAVSSSSSSSFSNYLMAVFAQDSNSSGSASGSGAAADSEDSQIGQEATSGGQENQGNHRRRPPRQKINARERYRTFNVNSAYEALRNLIPTEPINRKLSKIEIIRLASSYITHLSSTLETGTECQPCLLHKYESEGVTRRISICTFCLKTK
- the LOC120456435 gene encoding DNA replication ATP-dependent helicase/nuclease DNA2 — translated: MATKRVLTPNKAENTGVSSPNPQKKFKEQLDFPADELENIDWGDNDDFDLAVIGAMDSISNHRLELTQWQRCEVVLVEQLPNRKGLKLHVKRISGGDPETAVCQLLPPWNCMPMQVGDTVSLLGKWEPSAGCYVVDKEQGYCVSHPDFLISGTTVTGSLFCKRKSVLQERFRGLDSGSSVMVIGTLVHELLQKVLRQKLFDKKHIQSALQEMLTSSSLAHLLYASNLSQAEMEDHLLKFIDPIVSFVAQYVKGETPSVLLPEVYRGRIHEICDIEENLWVPQLGLKGKVDVSVKVKNQRQREEIIPLELKTGRASFSMEHKGQLLLYQLMHSAQGRDTQSGLLLYLKEGLLREVGSGRNEQRDLLMLRNDLAHWLTREVAIPAGKEDPLEQLPLPEPVYHHSACGNCAYNTICTSFAQNDSSLELSDSHPLKKLMPQLLGHLGEADHAYVQHWCGLLALEEQHNRQSSQARSFWTEDPAKREKEGRAIRHLKLVKGQKVVSEEGRYRQTLELGEEADPSRDLSLSGFDLGEYVVISSSTRLAVASGFIVSIEARRLDLRLERDLSQRYGQDTFIMDKHESQSFATFNFTNLGILLSDGERFQELRDIIVAKKPPEQHKVLPKIILTKGAPMLLQLNKVQQNAALRALTTSSHMLIKGLPGTGKTQTLVSLVRLLHLLGKSVLITAQTHSAVDNLLMRLLPFDLPMMRLGSSSRIHNQLVEISEDSLTKDCKTVEDLEKALEQPSIVGVTCLGAGHALFQRRKFDYCIVDEATQVLQPTVLRPLIHCSKFVLVGDPEQLPPIVRSKEARQRGADETLFQRLDSDQATAVLSLQYRMNKTITRLANELTYGGDLKCASDEVSGARFEVDLLSQAPRWVQRALTTHLEQAVTLINTGDCMERCQEFVQSSQRLVDTCSSIEQNFGEDKDEIRKLTSKKRVSKYTNYCEAGIVMHLLRYLLKSGFEATRIGVIAPYRAQVELLKKLASKLDTDLECNTVDQFQGRDKNLIIYSCSKTGGDFSNMERSREAEILEDQRRLTVAITRAKNKLILLGDIKCLEQYGPFRRLFKHIPDRCRLKLEDGRMEFGWKRIQEDLAGLMDT